CTCGTCGGCCGTGGCCAGCACGACGGCGGACGGCTCGCGCACGCCGCGCTCGGCGGCGGCCGCCAGCCAGGACCGCAGCAGGCCCAGCGGTTCGGCCGGCGGGTGGTCGAACTCGGGCAGCTCGAGGTCCGTCGCGCCGCTGAGGGTCTGCATCCGATCCGTCACCCGGCCAGGCTATCCGCCCGTCTCCGAACGTCGCCGGGCGGCGAGGACGCGCTGGAGGATGACGAACACCAGCAGGATGCCGCCGGTGATGATGGTGGTCATCTCCGGGCGGATGCCGCCGTCGCGGGTGATGAGGACGTTCATCAGGCCGAGCACCAGCGCGCCCACCACCGAGCCGAGCACGAACCCGGTCCCGCCGGTGAGCAGCGTGCCGCCGATGACGACCGCCGCGATCGCGTCCAGTTCCCAGCCGATGCCGGTGATGTTCTGCGCGCTGCCCAGCCGCGACGTGTAGACGACGGCGGCGATGCCGGCGAGCGTGCCGCTGATGACGTAGATGCCCAGCTTCGTCGCCGGGACCGGCAGGCCCATCAGCGTCGCCGACTGCTCCGAGCCGCCGATCGCGTAGACGGTGCGGCCGAACCGGGTCCGGTGCAGCACGAGGAACCCGAGCACGACGATGACGATGGCGGCGACCACGCCCGGCGTGATGACCAGGTCGTTCACCTTCTCGCCGTCGATGATCTTCAGCTGGGTGGCCAGGTCGCGGATCGCGGAGTCGTCGGCCAGCCGCTCGGGGACGGTGCTCAGCATCGACGCGAGCCCGCGGGCGAGGAACATCGTCGCCAGCGTCGCGATGAACGGTTGCACCCCGAAGTACTGGATCAGCACGCCCGAGATCAGTCCCAGCACCGAGCCGATCAGCACCATGACGAGCACGGCGGCCACCGGGTGCCAGCCCGCGTTGGACAGC
This Jiangella alba DNA region includes the following protein-coding sequences:
- a CDS encoding ABC transporter permease; this encodes MTVTTRPPTGSAPGPAPSRPSLSDRLGARLSALPTVAALLIFVGMIIYGEMAYGRIVQFNTLSNLLVNNSHLIILAVGLTFVILTGGIDLSVGAVIAFSSVAGVMLSNAGWHPVAAVLVMVLIGSVLGLISGVLIQYFGVQPFIATLATMFLARGLASMLSTVPERLADDSAIRDLATQLKIIDGEKVNDLVITPGVVAAIVIVVLGFLVLHRTRFGRTVYAIGGSEQSATLMGLPVPATKLGIYVISGTLAGIAAVVYTSRLGSAQNITGIGWELDAIAAVVIGGTLLTGGTGFVLGSVVGALVLGLMNVLITRDGGIRPEMTTIITGGILLVFVILQRVLAARRRSETGG